TAAGTAATACAATCATTCCAATAAATCCTAAAAAACCGATGAAAGGAGGATAATTATTTAAGATTTGAGGAATATTTTTTGATAAAGTTGGAAGTAACCACCAAAGCGTTGTAACAAGCATGGAGGAAGAGTATATTAACGTGTGAAATAACCTTTCATAATGAGTTTTAGAATTTGCCATATTTTTAAGAAAGGGAACCATTGAAATCCATATCAGAAAAGAAAATAGGTTACCTGGCATAGCCAACCCAGTCAGAATTCCAGAAGCAAGAGTTAATAAATAATTCATAGTTAACCTCCGTTTATGCTTTTTAAAAACGCCCTTTTAGGGCGTTTTTTACAATGTCTTACTATTTATGACTTTCTGATAATAACTTTCCGCCAACTCCTATGTTACCCATTGCAAAAATAAATCTTCGTTGGTTATGTTCATCTTTTCGATCTTTCCAATTATACAATAAAAGTTCTTTTCTTTCAAGAATTTTGATATAATTAGCATAACCAACTTTTTTATGGAGGAGGATAAAAATGGATAAATTAACCGAATTCAAGGAATATATATCAAAGATTGCTAGGTATCAACAAGCTATCTCTTTGATCTATTGGGATTTAGAAACTCATGCTCCCAAAAATGCTTATGAATATAGATCTCAAGCATTAGGGGAATTAACAGAGTTAGAATTTACAATGTCTATTTCAGATCGAATGGGAGAATACTTGGATTATTTTTCTAAAGACTCAATTTTTGGCAATTTAAATGAATATGATCAAGCTTCAGTAAAAGTTAGTAAAAAAGGATACGATAAATTCAAAAAAATACCTTCAAAACTTGTAAGAAAGATTGCAGAGACAACGTCTAAAGCAACGCATTTTTGGCAATTAGCTAGGAAGGAAAGTGACTTTTCTATTTTTAAGCCATATCTAGAGGAGATTGTTTCTTTAGAAAAGGAAGAAGCAGAAGCATTAGGATATGAAGAGAATAGGTATGATGCTCTTTTAGACCTATACGAACCTAATTTAAAAACTACAAGTTTGAAAGAAACCGTTAAGTATCTACAAGAAAAATTATCTCCTTTTATCAGGGAGCTTTTTGAAAATGGAAAAGAGCCAAGACATGAATTTTATGAAAAAAATTTTGATGTTGAGAAACAAAAAGAACTTTCAATAGAAGCGTTAAAGTTTATGAATTTTGATTTTGATTCAGGTAGAATGGATATTTCTGCTCATCCTTTTACTACTAAAATTGGTCCAATGGATGTACGCATAACAACTAGATACAATGATAAAGATTTACGTTATTCGCTATTTTCTACAATTCATGAGGGAGGACATGCACTGTATGAACTACATATTCCTGAAGAATTCTTCGAAACCCCTTTGGATTCGGGCGCTTCTATGGCTATACACGAATCACAATCGAGATTTTGGGAAAATATTGTAGGAAGAAGTCCGTATTTTTGGAAGTTCTTTGCTAAAAAACTCCGGAAAATATTTCCTGATTTTGACGAAGTTACAGAAGAAGAATTGTATAAAGGAGTCAACATCGTAAAAAAAGATTTTATTAGAACAGAAGCAGATGAGGTAACTTATAATTTTCATATTATGATGAGATTCGAATTAGAAGAAGCTTTAATAAACGATAGAATAAATGTTGGCGAATTACCAACCATTTGGAATGAAAAAATGAAAGAGTATTTAGGTGTTGTTCCTCCTAATGACTCTCTAGGAGTTTTGCAGGATGTAC
The DNA window shown above is from Petrotoga sp. 9PW.55.5.1 and carries:
- a CDS encoding carboxypeptidase M32, whose translation is MDKLTEFKEYISKIARYQQAISLIYWDLETHAPKNAYEYRSQALGELTELEFTMSISDRMGEYLDYFSKDSIFGNLNEYDQASVKVSKKGYDKFKKIPSKLVRKIAETTSKATHFWQLARKESDFSIFKPYLEEIVSLEKEEAEALGYEENRYDALLDLYEPNLKTTSLKETVKYLQEKLSPFIRELFENGKEPRHEFYEKNFDVEKQKELSIEALKFMNFDFDSGRMDISAHPFTTKIGPMDVRITTRYNDKDLRYSLFSTIHEGGHALYELHIPEEFFETPLDSGASMAIHESQSRFWENIVGRSPYFWKFFAKKLRKIFPDFDEVTEEELYKGVNIVKKDFIRTEADEVTYNFHIMMRFELEEALINDRINVGELPTIWNEKMKEYLGVVPPNDSLGVLQDVHWSNGQFGYFPSYMLGNLYSAQLFDKLKKDIKDYSSQLEDGKSDEILNWMIENVHKYGKMYEPEELLKKATGETLNPKYFVDYIKEKFSEIYQL